In the genome of Raphanus sativus cultivar WK10039 chromosome 4, ASM80110v3, whole genome shotgun sequence, one region contains:
- the LOC108853099 gene encoding uncharacterized protein LOC108853099, with the protein MEKKISVFVMCMIFLLVGSSLMFRGVNCRALQSKHLRDINGQDQSVVAMKVKSSSSSPRLLMRSYGFRLASGPSRRGRGH; encoded by the coding sequence atggagaagaagattaGTGTGTTTGTTATGtgtatgatatttttattggtGGGCTCGTCTTTGATGTTTAGGGGAGTGAATTGTAGAGCCCTACAATCAAAGCACTTGAGAGATATCAACGGCCAAGATCAATCGGTGGTGGCCATGAAGGTGAAGAGCAGCTCGAGCAGTCCACGTCTTTTGATGAGGAGCTATGGTTTCCGGTTAGCGTCTGGACCGAGCAGAAGAGGACGAGGTCACTGA